One window from the genome of Andrena cerasifolii isolate SP2316 chromosome 3, iyAndCera1_principal, whole genome shotgun sequence encodes:
- the Sip1 gene encoding septin interacting protein 1 isoform X1 produces MSEDEVESFEITDYDLENEFNINRPRRKLTKKQQMLGIWADDSDEEELSARPSFKTFDKGPKNYTAPVNFVAGGIQQAGKPKEETEEKDDDDSDNENASKSQREFPNSSSSEDERSSNVHQHSSFSLNTDGDIAGLRKKKRHLNPLLVQSGMGSWEVHTKGIGAKLLLQMGFEPGKGLGKQLQGISAPVEAHLRKGRGAIGAYGPEKGPKLAEKKKEEEAEDGKDPKAKLSQWRKGDGAIAKKKVNYVYRSVDQVLEDGKLKPNKKVRISNDMSRVKVIDMTGPEQRILSGYHAISGGQQRPDETVVVTDKKSKVNFALPELQHNLNILVDMCEQDIIQNDRRTRHLIDRVIALEAEKKNLSKVVDQHGQLIETLESVLVIVDRLMDETNQMSLQETAKAFKDLQDKYYEEYKMYELGDLASSFVGPKIKDCLLSWNPLMQPKQPVRLFEQWKSILESGTTTLQTRSMQPYDQLVWNSWMPSIRGAIQQWTCRQPDALIELIEHWIPLLPSWILENILDLLILPKLTLEVEEWNPLTDTVPIHTWIHPWLPLLRNRLDTLIYPIIRRKLGSALGGWHPSDRSARLMLQPWENVFAKGDMEAFLVKNIIPKLQIALSEFVINPHQQHLDQWNWVYEWKDLIPCHIMAGLLDKFFFPKWLQVLALWLNHSPNYDQVTNWYMGWKGMLNEKLLAEPLVKEHFKKALDMMNRAVNGPQSHQPGAMEQVSYLTSLERTQPTMSQMPPTAQPRMERLAEAVRTASQIPQGFKDLVQKKCEERGILFMPIPNRYREAKQVYKVGNVQAYIDGNVLFVCHNGMNWMPTHLNALLDMSEL; encoded by the exons ATGTCGGAGGACGAAGTAGAAAGCTTTGAAATTACAGATTACGATCTGGAAAATGAATTCAATATTAATCGTCCTAGACGTAAATTAACGAAGAAGCAGCAAATGCTTG GTATTTGGGCAGATGATAGCGATGAAGAAGAATTGTCTGCTAGACCATCGTTTAAAACGTTCGATAAAGGACCAAAAAATTACACAGCCCCCGTAAATTTTGTAGCGGGTGGAATTCAGCAGGCTGGCAAGCCCAAGGAGGAAACAGAGGAAAAAGATGACGATGACAGTGACAATGAAAATGCGAGTAAATCGCAAAGGGAATTTCCAAATAGTTCAAG TTCCGAAGATGAAAGATCGAGCAACGTGCATCAACATTCATCTTTTTCATTAAATACAGATGGGGATATCGCTGGTTTACGTAAAAAGAAGAGGCATTTAAATCCCTTACTAGTGCAAAGCGGAATGGGTAGTTGGGAGGTGCACACAAAGGGTATCGGGGCTAAGCTGTTATTGCAG ATGGGTTTCGAACCTGGTAAAGGGTTGGGTAAACAATTACAAGGTATAAGTGCACCAGTGGAAGCACACCTGAGAAAAGGCAGAGGCGCGATCGGAGCCTATGGCCCAGAGAAAGGTCCTAAGCTTGcagaaaagaagaaggaagaggaagCAGAAGATGGAAAGGACCCTAAGGCCAAGTTATCGCAGTGGCGCAAAGGAGACGGAGCTATTGCCAAGAAGAAAGTAAATTATGTTTATCGAAGTGTAGATCAGGTTCTGGAAGATGGAAAGTTGAAGCCTAACAAGAAAGTAAGGATATCGAACGATATGAGCAGAGTTAAAGTTATTGACATGACTGGCCCGGAGCAAAGAATTCTTAGTGGATACCATGCGATATCTGGCGGCCAACAGCGACCCGATGAGACTGTCGTGGTTACTGATAAGAAATCCAAAGTGAACTTTGCGTTGCCAGAGCTCCAACATAATTTAAACATACTCGTAGACATGTGCGAGCAAGACATTATACAAAATGACAGAAGGACACGGCATTTGATCGACAGAGTGATTGCATTAGAAGCAGAGAAGAAGAATTTATCTAAAGTTGTAGACCAACATGGTCAACTCATCGAAACATTAGAAAGTGTACTCGTGATTGTAGACAGATTGATGGACGAAACGAACCAAATGTCATTGCAAGAAACTGCAAAAGCTTTCAAAGACTTGCAGGACAAATATTACGAAGAGTACAAAATGTACGAACTGGGTGATTTGGCCAGTAGTTTCGTTGGTCCGAAAATAAAAGACTGTTTGCTCAGTTGGAATCCATTGATGCAGCCAAAGCAGCCCGTCAGATTATTCGAGCAGTGGAAGAGTATTCTAGAAAGTGGTACTACTACTCTTCAGACAAGATCCATGCAACCGTATGACCAGCTTGTTTGGAATTCATGGATGCCATCAATTAGAGGAGCAATACA ACAGTGGACGTGTAGACAACCAGACGCCCTCATTGAATTAATAGAGCACTGGATACCATTGCTTCCAAGTTggatattagaaaatattttagaCTTACTAATCCTTCCAAAACTTACGTTGGAAGTAGAGGAATGGAATCCCCTTACTGACACAGTGCCTATCCACACATGGATTCATCCTTGGCTACCGTTATTAC GGAATCGATTGGATACTTTGATATATCCAATAATACGACGTAAATTAGGTTCCGCATTGGGCGGTTGGCACCCCTCCGATAGATCTGCCAGGCTAATGTTGCAGCCTTGGGAGAATGTTTTCGCGAAGGGAGATATGGAGGCCTTTTTAGTGAAGAATATCATACCAAAGTTACAAATAGCACTTTCAGAATTCGTTATAAATCCGCACCAGCAACATTTGGATCAGTGGAATTGGGTATACGAGTGGAAGGACTTGATTCCGTGTCACATAATGGCAGGGTTACTCGACAAATTCTTCTTCCCCAAGTGGCTACAAGTCCTGGCACTTTGGCTCAACCACTCCCCTAATTATGATCAAGTGACGAATTGGTATATGGGATGGAAAGGCATGTTGAATGAGAAATTACTAGCGGAGCCTTTAGTGAAAG AACACTTCAAGAAAGCATTGGATATGATGAATAGGGCAGTTAACGGACCACAAAGCCACCAACCAGGTGCAATGGAACAAGTTTCGTATCTGACGAGCTTAGAAAGAACTCAGCCTACCATGTCGCAGATGCCTCCAACTGCACAACCAAGAATGGAG AGACTTGCTGAAGCAGTGCGAACAGCGTCTCAGATACCTCAAGGTTTCAAGGACCTTGTTCAGAAGAAGTGCGAAGAAAGAGGTATTTTGTTCATGCCTATACCAAACCGATACAGGGAAGCGAAGCAAGTCTATAAAGTTGGCAATGTCCAAGCTTATATAGACGGAAATGTGTTGTTTGTATGTCACAACGGCATGAATTGGATGCCAACCCATTTAAATGCTTTACTAGACATGTCTGAATTGTAG